In Vibrio japonicus, one DNA window encodes the following:
- a CDS encoding YqaA family protein, translating into MLEAFNAAFESAALWFSDSAHWVLFITGFLSATLLPGGSEAGLIATLRLDQYSVFTIIVVATLGNTLGGITNYGIGRWLPNRTQDEKHGHKAIQWLTKYGYWSLFFSWLPVIGDPLCLAAGWLRMKFWPCLWLVLIGKAFRYSLLAAIYFGFF; encoded by the coding sequence ATGTTAGAAGCATTTAACGCAGCCTTTGAGAGTGCGGCTTTATGGTTTTCTGATTCCGCTCACTGGGTATTGTTTATCACAGGGTTTCTTAGTGCAACGCTACTCCCTGGAGGATCCGAAGCGGGATTGATTGCTACACTTAGGCTAGATCAATACTCCGTGTTCACCATTATTGTGGTAGCTACTCTGGGTAATACCTTGGGTGGCATCACTAATTATGGCATTGGTCGGTGGTTACCTAATCGAACTCAAGACGAAAAACATGGTCATAAAGCCATCCAGTGGCTGACGAAATATGGCTATTGGTCTCTATTTTTCAGTTGGTTACCTGTTATTGGTGATCCACTTTGTCTGGCGGCAGGTTGGCTTCGTATGAAATTTTGGCCTTGTTTATGGTTGGTCCTAATCGGAAAAGCCTTTAGATACAGCTTACTTGCCGCGATTTATTTTGGTTTTTTCTAA
- a CDS encoding NADP-dependent oxidoreductase → MENKQIVITQFGEPDVLAIQSTEIPEPKDGEVLVKVAFAGVNPIDVKTRAGLGWAASQNKDNLPWVPGYDISGEVVSRGSNAKRFSVGDNVAGFIGFPLQGGGYSQYVCVPEIELSLVPDSVTLEAAAALPLAGQTAVQALDKAGVKEGQRVLILAGAGGVGHIAVQVAVTAKADVFTTCSGENLDYMASLGAHAVNYKFAPVSERVEEADVLIDLVGGDAALDALNCLKDGAKVVTVPTLSAELICEKSKLLGYDATGMLVDPNPQQLDSLFYMVSVGLLKTEIFKVYPMDKVVDAHKQIETGHTRGKVLLNMQC, encoded by the coding sequence ATGGAAAACAAACAAATCGTAATCACTCAGTTTGGCGAACCTGACGTTCTGGCTATTCAGTCTACGGAGATTCCAGAGCCTAAAGACGGTGAAGTACTTGTAAAAGTGGCGTTTGCAGGTGTAAACCCTATCGATGTCAAAACGAGAGCAGGCCTTGGATGGGCAGCGTCTCAGAACAAAGACAATTTACCTTGGGTTCCAGGCTATGACATTTCTGGAGAGGTCGTGAGTCGTGGCTCAAACGCCAAAAGATTTTCCGTTGGTGATAATGTAGCAGGCTTTATTGGTTTTCCATTGCAAGGCGGCGGTTACAGTCAATACGTGTGCGTGCCAGAAATTGAACTTAGCCTAGTGCCTGATTCAGTGACACTTGAAGCGGCTGCTGCGCTCCCACTTGCAGGCCAAACCGCTGTACAGGCGCTTGATAAAGCAGGAGTTAAAGAAGGGCAACGTGTACTCATTTTAGCTGGTGCCGGTGGTGTTGGGCATATCGCCGTACAGGTTGCGGTAACAGCAAAGGCAGATGTCTTTACGACGTGTAGTGGTGAGAATTTAGATTACATGGCTTCTCTGGGAGCACATGCGGTAAATTATAAATTTGCACCTGTATCTGAGCGTGTTGAGGAAGCCGATGTGTTGATCGATCTCGTCGGTGGAGATGCCGCACTGGACGCGCTTAACTGTTTAAAAGATGGTGCAAAAGTTGTCACCGTTCCCACATTAAGTGCAGAACTCATTTGTGAAAAATCGAAACTCCTAGGATATGACGCAACAGGCATGTTAGTCGATCCAAACCCTCAGCAACTCGATTCTCTATTCTATATGGTCAGTGTTGGTTTATTAAAAACAGAAATTTTTAAAGTCTACCCAATGGACAAGGTTGTAGATGCTCACAAACAAATCGAGACTGGGCACACAAGGGGTAAAGTGCTGCTTAATATGCAATGTTAG